AAATGTTTGCAATTGGTAGGATTTCCTGGGGAACCACAGAGAAAATTGCTTTGTTTAATATTTCAGTTCTGGACGGAATAGATCTACATATTCTGAAATAAAATCATTCTGGATGGTGACAAATTAAGAATAATGAATATCATTAGAATTTCGCCAACCTTAAAGAAGTTCAAGATTGCAATGACTAATGAACTCACAGTCAAACAGTACTTATTACTCTTGAGGAGGAAAGGGAAGAAGGGTGGAAATTGCAAGTGTACATTATCCACCTGCTACAGAATATATGTAAAAAACCTGCTTGACAGCTATAGTATAACTACCTTAAACCACAGTATGGCCACTGTGATTGGGAACCAGCCAGGTAACCAATCCATGAACACAGAAAGATACAAATGATTTTGAAcggtattttttattttaatttaatatatgtttaaaagataaagaaaatcacatatttaattttcttttaatttttaatttaataagatATGTTTTTAAGATAAAGAAATCACATATTTAATGAAGATTACAACTAggcataaattattttatcaagtATTCTTTTATATAACGGAATTTGCGTTTACTCATTTATATTAATCTgtcattttattttgtattctgCATGTAAACTTGGTTACTATTAATGGGCGTTGAGGCATCTTATTAAAAGTTAAACTTAACTATTATGATATATTTCATTTGGAGTTTGATATATACTTTGAATCTTAAGACTGTATAAtgatgttttattttagtttttattgttacaaatttataatattggATTCATTTAATACTATTTCATAAACTATTTCATTAATACTGGTTCGACCACTGTTAAATCATTAATCCTTGGACCAGTGTCTAAACTAGTTTCGTGACTGGTCTGGTTTTAAAAAATTGACTTACAAAGTTGAAATAAAAAACAAGAGTGAAGTTCTAAATAACCTTGGTCACTATAAGGACTGTAGTGCAGACTGGTTGATCACTGTTTGAAACAGATCGCAGAGTCCCGTTATGATAAACACTTGAAAGAGGAATGTCCTTCCCGGTGGAATCAAGCAAACCCACTGCAACAGGAATGAAAGTGGGTTCCTTAACTGATTGTCCTGGAGTTGATGGTATTTCTTGACTGCAAAAATGTCCACGTCAAATATATTAAAGACAACCACATATAAAATCCAAGGCTAGTACAAGTATACCTTTAAATCACCCAATAAAAAGGAGAaacttttatgttttgtttgtgtACCTAATATTCAAAGAAAAAGTATGTGCTTCTGAATTATAAGAAGTCTTTACTTTGACAACAGGGGTCCCAGCTTGAGAATACCTGAACATGGGCTTGTAAGTTAATACAATTAGTATAAGATAGCAGTGAGAAAAATGAAGTCATAAATACACACCACAGCAAAAAATTTGCAAAATCAGCATCATTTGCATCCCTCATGGCAGCAAAAAAATCTTCACATGTTACAGCTTGACCATCATGTCTCTTGAAATAAAGATCCATGCCCTGAAATACTCGGAGTTTGTAAGAGTTGAACTTGAAATTAAGACATTGCAGGTAACACGGTTGTTATATTATAGGCATTAGATAAACATTCTTACTTTTCGGAACCCTTGGCTTCCCAAAAAGGTTTTGTACATTCTGACAACTTCAGCCCCCTGATACATAGGATCATAAGAACAAAATGCCAGAGAGAAGGATGTAGAGGGACTAAAAATTGTAGTGATTATGGTCAAACCTTTTCATAGACCTGCAGAAGAGAACGATACCAACCATTATAAACAATTCAATAgcataatgagaaaaaaaatggagaCAGACTGGAGATTAAACGTCACAACCaaagaatctgaaacatacCGTAACTATATTTTGACATTGACAATAGGGCCACGTCAGAAATTAATCCACATGTGTTGGCAAAATGATAGATAAATCAgcacaaaaaataattacataatatagtaaaattttcaaatatgaTATTGTCAATTATTTTAAGTTCTAAAAATATGGCATGCCTGTGTAGAAGTTGTCCATCTGTcaacatggaaaaaaaaaatataaacacacTTAGAAGCACATATATTAAGGGGAATGgggtaaaatatatttttggagaCAAATGATGAACGGAAATGATTTCCAGATTCTAACCTTGATATAAGAATGTGGTCGCACTGGATGGGCCATGGGACCAGCATCCTGgaaaattagttaaaaatatcAGAAAAGAATAGTTAATAAGATAACTTATAGATATAATGAGAGGAACAATCAGAAAAATGTCACTGTAGAACTCAAaataatcataacagaaaaggaaaaagaaagtaaCCTGTGGAAACTGGTAATTTCTAAGTTTACAAACATCAGCAATCCGTTTTACAGTACGACTTCCCATATCAGATGAAAATTCCTGCCAATAATCAATACATTGCATTAAAAAAACACTCAATGGAAGGAAAACATTGTATTGTCTAAATTGAAACATAGGAAACTGGGGTACAGAGGCTTGCCTGATCACGAAAAACGGTGAGACCTTCTTTCAGGCTAAGCTGGAACCAGTCACGACACGTCACTCTGATATTATTAAATGAAATGCTTAATTCAAGTTTTAACACACCTATGgcaatgaaaagaaataaaCATATAATAGACAAATGCGCTGCAAAAAAACGGGTTTACAATATCTCAAAGGTCAAAAGTGAAACAGAACTAGTAGGAAAAAGTTTTAAGACACTCTATGAATGGGAATAAAAAAAAGCCTATAAAATCACAAGTTTGAAAGGAAAACAAGATCTATGGTGGGTAACACCACCTGTTGCCAGTCCAGTTGTGGAAATACTGCAAAATAGACAACAAATAACATCTAATCAGAATTAAGAAATAAGCTCTGGAAACAATTAAGGAAATTAGTTTTAGAAAAGTAACTCTTCAAAAACTATAATATCTGATAGTTACAAACCTCATGGCCAATAACCCCCAATATTGCAGCATAATCTGCATCAGAAGCAGTTTCTGGAGAGGCCAATACAAGCTTTGAATTGAAAAtctgaaaataagaaaaataaattgatataaATGTCAGAAGTGAACACAGATGACCAACAAAGACAAGCTGACAAGAAGGAGTCTAACATTCAAGCTCTTGTTCTCCATGGCTCCCCTGTTCAATACAAAACAAGTATACCATATTACTTTTCTGCACTCTAACCTTTCATGCTATCCTCATCTCATCTCATAATATACAAAGGCACAATGTATGCAGGGTGGGTCATGTGATTGAAATCTTAAAATAAATGGTCGATAGAAATTACATGTTAAAATCTGGGACAGCAACAATATTGAAGAGATCCAGGTCATATTCAAGTCCAAAAACCTGTTCAGAAAGCATATGACAAGGCAGCAAAATTCTTCAGTATTGCAAACAATGTATATTGCGACCAAAGTAAACCATCTGATcaaatgaatttaaaattaaacaagGGCAGACATCTTCATCCCACTTCATAGCTGCTTTCAGAGAATACATAGCATGTGCAGTCTTAGGTACATCTTCTGCAGGTGTCCATATCCTAAGGGACACATTCCGCCCTGAACGGGTAATGAATGTGTCATCTCTGCTCTGTAATTGTCCGGCAACCAAGGCAAACAGGTAAGAAGGTTTCTTGAAGGGGTCCTCCCATACAGCATAATGCCTCCCGTCCTGCAGTGTAGCATAAATATTGTCCATAAACAGTATACTAACCATCTAGGTAGTCTTCACCGCTATGCATTCCAAGATAACATTACCTGCAGGTCACCTTGCTCAGCCAGGTTTCCATTAGACAATAACACTGGATACAGTGATTTATCAGCCTCAATGCGAACTGTAAATTTTGCCATTATATCAGGTCGATCCTGTTAGAAGATAGGATCCATTAGTTCTATGTGGAACAGTTAATATAAGAACAGTTTATCATATTGATTGCCTTAAGATGACAACCTGATAAAATGTAATTTTACGGAAACCTTCAGCCTCACATTGAGTACAGAAATTCCCAGACGATTTGTAAAGTCCCTACAGGAAATCAAATCCATAGTGAACACAACTTCCTCCCCTCAAGCACCAAATTGTGGTGACAAGTGAAAATATAGCAATACAATGAAGAAACAAACTCTACAACGAGAATTTTCATTAACCTCTAATGATGTATTTTTCTGTGGACAAATCTCTGTGACAATTTCGAGATCATAATTACCACTAGGAGGTGATCGGATTGTGAGATGACGTGCATTCAAATGATAATCTTCCTCCTGTAGATGAATATAACAGAATTCATATCAAATAAAGTTACACAAGTAACACAACAATCTAAACCTAAACCACCCATCATCACTACCAATACAAAGTGTTTCTGAAAGTAAaaacaactaaggttttaactagaAAGCATAAATATAAAGTGTTTCTGAAAGTGAAcaacaactaaggttttaactagaAAGCATAAATATTACGTTCATGACACATAACATTAAAATCAGTTGTAGTAATATGAATTTCATTATCTGAAAAACTTGCAAGATGgcaaagaaattttgttggcaGTTCTCACCAAGTAGCCaagttgaaaaataaatatatatatatatatgtaatatataccTTCAAAGCCTTTCCATTAAGCTGAATTGAAACTAAAGATACATCTTGTCCATCTAAAACTAGAGGGGAAGAAGAACCTGGTGCACAAAATAGAGCAATTAGAAGTGAGagttaaataaatatgaaaactGGTAAATCACTTGGACATTGATGCCACGTGTAACTCAGCACATTCAACATGATACAAGTTCGCAAGGGAACATAATTATCTACCTTCAATGCGAGGATACACAGCAATTTTAGAATTAACTATTGTCTTCTCCTCTCCCAAGGAAAATTTTAGATCCACCTGTAATAGTTACATGCAACAAATGAACAAAAgaatcaataaatatttaaaagtagcAACAGCATGAATGAAACATAATCTAAAAACTCCTGTAAACTTACAGTGTCAAAGTAGTAATCAGGCTTCTTATAATCCTTTAAGAATATTTCCTTTGGTGTCTCCATTTCAGATTCTTCAACTTGCTTTGGTAAATCCTCTGTGGCAACAGCACAAATTAGCCTCTTGCTTACTTGCTTGACCCTCTGAAACAGAATACAGGAACAAACAAGATCAGGTAACCAAATAAGCAAATTGTACATAAACGTTGAGTCTGAAAGAATCCATAGACATACCGTAAAACCAAACATCTTTAAAAGTGCAACTAAATAAACAGCAAAGAAAGAAATTCCAACACAAATTAAACTTACTGGTAGTGAGGAATATAATGGGGAATACTTCTTCTGAAAATTAATCTGTAAAATCCACGTCAACAGTATTACATTCACATGACAACATTAAATGATagcattatattttttaaacatccTTTTCATAGTGTATGGAGGTGcaaaaagaaggaaagaaaCCTCTGAAGCAACGCAATGCTTGTATCGGATGCTTCTTTTTGCTGTATTCTGAAAATAACTAACACTGCAATTAAGCTGAAGCTGCAAAGAAGGTGGTAATAATCATCATAATCCACAGAGGAGTAAGCAATACAGCAACATTCAACATGTTATTCTCAATTGAAAATTTACAAGAAAAACACACAACCAATAAATCTACATATAGGGAGGATGTATCAAGTAAGAAAGCCATTTTATGAGTAAGAGCAAAACCAGATCACACAACCTACATGGAtagtcaaaattaaaaaaaaattaaagaaaaattattatatagaaATTTCACATTTGACATAACTTCTTCAAAACTAACATGGCTTAATTTGTTTTAACCCATTCATAATAAGatgtaattatttatatttacttatCATTTGATAGTGCACGTACACAAGAAACCTCTTGAGTTGAGAAACTTCTCAACAACAAATCCGTCTTTCAAAAATGCAGTTTGAAAAAGACATCATGCCATTCAGGGATTGGAGTAATGCAAAAGTGAGCAAGCGTAAGAAATAAACAACAcgaacaaaaaaaaacaaaacatgtttGTGTAACAACTGGCATACATATAAAAAAGACAGTCtcctatataaaaaaaacagtaaCACAGCAAAAATAACACAAGTTTCTATCTCCAAAATTCCATTTCTCTGAAAGATTTTCGTTATTCCATAAACAAGTATTACAAGTGGAGGCATGGTGGTGACGGATACATATAATCGGaacaaaaacaaattgaaaatgtGTATGTATGGATAATCACAGGAGCAGGGGAGATCAAACCCAGTAGAGTGTTCCTCGAAAGAGATAATCTCTTGGATGGCAGAACCAACCGTGCCATTTATCGCGAACCCCTAATTGAGATAGCTATGGATTtccacaaaaacaaaacaagaaacaaccCTTTTAAACCCTAGATCACAgtcatttctttttcttataaacAGATGGGGATAAGAAGGggtaattttgaattatggacatcaaaattcacaaataaaataaaagaaaccaCTGAAAGGGATTGGATAAAACTGATACAAAATATTGtgtgtaaataaaaataaataaataaataaatcatgcTCAATTGCAGAAATGATTATGTTTGAGCTTCACCTCACCACCTGGGTTCTGCGATGAGAGTGCAGTGAACAACGAAGAAACAAAATGGATGGAACACGAATAAATAGAGAACCAAAgatatcaattaattatttattatttttattctaatttaattaattattaattgaaGATCTATTCCTATCAAAGGTGTAATTAGAATATATACTCTGTGTGATAAGGATTAAGGAGAAgtaaattattgatttatttactttattaaGTTAATGTCACCTTTCTTACTTGTAAAATAATTCTTAACagtctttgtttttctcttaaattgaaaataattaaggAGAAGCAATGTTAAAACTGAATTTCATTCATAAATACAGAATTTCACATGAGATGTGTTAAATTTCGAAATCACTTGtcttattatcattttatatgcAATATACTTACTAAAATACTATTTAGTCTTGTGAACATGTTGTTTTGTTGCGCTTTTTTTAATAtggaaattcaaaaataaaaattaatattttgtaaaaacattattaaattgtaatacaaaattatataaatttaaaaaataatcttataaTTTCATAGAAAAAAATAGTGCACATTTGTAACCAAAAGtaatgtttttatttcatttatctaaccaaaaagtttatttttatttgattttgagTCCAGTATCGTACTATTTGTTTTTGTTAGGATAATAACGTTATCTTGTATTTGTTTGTTTCTACATTAATGAAAAtatctttaaattattaaatataataaataatatgtgTGCACACGcatttagtattatttttttttgtggtcCATTAATAAGCTTTATTAACACAGCGGATTTGAATAGTATTgcaaatataatttgaaagtttcttcctgcacccttcatttttttactaaacccctacaatttttaaaattctgaaaccttttatttgaaaatgtctgcatttttttaattacgGATTTGTAAAACTTTTTTCATTATGGATTATGAAATTCAGAAACATACTATAGATTCGCAAATCTAAAAGATTACTAGACTCACCAATCCGAAAGATTTATGAATGCATCAATGTGAATTCTTTGTTCTGTAAACCTAGCAGACTTGTACTATCTGGAATCACAACATATATACTATGGAAACGAAAATCcacaataaaattgaattatatatctgaaaaaaaaaatacttacctTCATTTTTGAAAAGATAGAGAAACCATCGAACCACCACCAAATTACCAGAAATACCACCAAGAGAGAAACGCATTATTGTGCCAAGAGATGGAGTATCGTCTCCATTGAGAGAGTAATGCAGTATCTGTGCATAGGAAGAATATTGTGGGGGTGCACGAAGAAACTGCCATATAATTTTTTGTACAAACTGAATAAATGAATCAATTATTGGGCTTAAAAAGACCAGTATTCAACAGTATAAAGCTAATCCATTAAGGTACAACAATTCGTTTTTTGCTTCCTGCATCTCATTATTTGCTAGCTGCACTCTCAGAAATGAAATACCTGTTTTATCCTTTGACCTTTTATTTCTAACTATCTTCTCCTTTTTCACAATGTTGCTCTGCTGCAGATTTTGTCCTTAAAGAAGTTTAGCTCAAGGTAGGTTTGGGAGGTAAGGaaggataatattttttttttgcttagTTTCATTTTAATTGTAAATATTGGGTTATTGGAATTCAGAGTCTCCCACAAGAGTAATCCAGAACGTGTTTTTGTTAATAAGCATTGATATCTGAATTGTTGCTTTCAGAATTTGTGGTTATTAAATTACGGAATCATATTTTGGAATATTGTTGgtagaaatatatatattttggattgttATATTCgaaaataattattgtatatTGTGGTAAGTTCATTCCATAGACTAGAAAATTCATAAACTTTCTATAACCCCATAAGTCAATGTTAACAACTTATTATGGAAATGTCAATCTAGAATAGTAAATTAACATTCTAGAAAGCACATTTCGAATTACTAAACATACATTCTCGAAATCATATTCCATAAcagtaattttaaattatggaaaaaaaattaatagtaatTTTATATTGTGGAATACGTATTCTGAAACAGTAATTCTACATTTTGGAATATGGTTTTTATAATCTACATTTACTATTTTGAATTGATCattaagtaaaataaatttttagttctATAAAAGTTTTCGTTTTAGTGTTTATTTTGGCATCTAAATTTTCAGTCCTATAAAAGTTTTTGTCTTAGTGTTTATTTTGACATCTAAATTTTTCAATAGTATTTATTTTGGCATCTAATTTTTCAATTTCCATAGTTAATATGGATTAATATGGATGAAGACTTCTACATGTGATATCATGAGGTTAACATGTAGACGATAGTATGTTGTTTCTTAGATGCATTGATTATTCAATGTAAGTTATATTAAACTATACAGACCGTAAAGTGTAATGATAATCTTATCTatagataaatgaaaataacttgTATTAGTGTTACCTCTCAACAAATACACACTATAATTATTTGTTTAGTAGCTAACCTGAACAAGATCTCCCACCTTTGTAACTCAATCACAACTTATATTTATTCATTGAAAGTCCTAACTTGTTTTCCTATCACAGGACACCAACTTTCACATCATGATTCTACAATTGTCAGTAAATAATGTATTAGCATTTAAATTGCATAACATACATAACCTAATGTATATGACATAATTGTTTATTTCTCTATCTCGCAGTTGTcaaagtaaataataataataataatatattaagtgGATCTACATAGTCATCATCTTCCACCACATGAGGCTCCTTTCaatgtttttctttatatagtAATTTCCAAGGACCCCTTTCTCTTCGTCATATCCAATCATGTTgagaataattttttcaaattttaaccacgactaattataaataaataaataaataaatatttaatagaaaataCTTATCTTAAAATTTTGGTAATCTATTATAAAAAAAGGTGTATCAGAATGATTAATTCATAATactattacgaagtggactttaagcctaactcaaccccataaaacccccttcacgccgagactgccaactcgtgcgtaggactatatattttgggtggtccgatagcgacCCGATAGCGAGTGGTACGATAgacccaacacaaacactcgctagaatatgctcgaaatggctctgatatcatattacgaagtggactttaagcctaactcaacctcataaaaccggctcatagggttgaggtttgcacccacttatatacaatgaaagactatAATCTCTAGTCGAGGTGGGATCTCCAATAAATACATTTTTGGAATAACATTTTGAAAATGTCGTTAAAAATGATTATATAATGGTGATTTTGAAATAGCTTTCCAAAATGGATCTTTCAGGATGTTTATTCCTTAACACCTCGTTGTGACCCTTTCCTCCCTTTTTCCAAAATGCCTAATTTAATAGATTTTTTAGATActcattttaaaaagttaaaaaagaaaGTTACTTAAAACACCGATAACAAACTTTATGATAGAGAATGATGTTTTTCTATAACAATGCAAATACACAACAAAAGAGGTAGAATAAGGGTTTAAAGATATTGTTCAATATAAAATGCAGGGTTGAAGTATAAAATCCATAAGGGCATTTCTCTACTTTTGCATAACTTACGGGAGTACATGTATCAATTAAGGGGTATAGGAAGTAAAAACCCAACAATTTGCATCATAATAGCCcaatatttgaaaaaagaagaagaaaaacccaaaagggaaaaaaaataaaatccgTGGGAGTGCATATAACAGAGCTATAGATTATATTGGAAAAATAATTACAGTTTTCTTTCCGAGgtgataaagaaataaaaataaatcaaaacaattactaaaaaaaaactctcaaatatataattaacaaattttaaaacgATTGCTTAAAGAATTAATCaaagttatttaataaaaaattaacataattttattttaattttaaaatttttggaaTATAAAATAACTTATATTAATAGGCGTCTCTTGATGGGGTAatacttatttttctttaaaataagatTGGGTTTTTGAGTCTCAGCCAAAAATGTCAACAGTGATTTAGTTTTATCATAATGTATATATGTTTAACACAAACTCAGAtaagaacaaaaaaaactaCTATATCCTATATCCTTTCATTTTAATCACTATTTTATTGAATTCATTACCATCACAGTCAATCAGTTAACAAAATAAACATACAACTGCATCTACAGCATAATAGATCTATAACatgcaaattttttttatctttctagaATAAACTTATGAAAAAGTTTcgtacaaatttatttataatatatatatatatatttatatttataattataatgagACAATTTAAGTAATGATTAAACAATGAAATCCTAAAAAAGTTGAGAGTCCTATGACAAATGATTTTTTCCCCTTAAATTcatattaagattttaataaGATAAAGAGAGACATTAAAAAACAACATGCTGAAATGTTTTGTAGAGGTCgttttaatcttaaaatatatatatatatatatatatatatattttgaataaattgtttaaaaaaaaagacatgTTTACGTATGATGCTTAACCTAAGAAATGCACTTCCATTGATAAGTTGATTAACAGTGACTTATCATGTAATTAAACATATGAAGCTTgacatggaaaaaaaaaatagagaaaaaaataagaacttATAAAGTATTTATGAATGATCTATAGAACAcaattttgaatattatttatgataaatTATAATTCACTTTCCCgattaaaaagttaataaatcTCATCAcaacaatattatatatatatatataaataaataagagtgtcacaaaacaaaaaataaaattatattggtTGGTCCTTACaaactttaaaattaaatgcattagcacataaaaaaataaaaacatctttttcattcataaaataaatctggtttgctttttaattaaattaatttaatcacATGAATTAATActtagattaaaaaatttaaataaatctaTATGTTTAATTAATAATCAGTGTTgtgtattttattattgtacATTAAATTGTAGTTAGAGATTAGACGGAACAGTTTGtaaacctattttttttttttttaatacttttaaaataaatataaatttatttattttatttagttaaataTAAAGTTTCATACTTAAAATTATGATTGATAAACTATTCTCTTCCTCTAATAATTTGTTGTTCAATCATTGAGATTATACTAAAAGAATAATGtctatttttaaaagtttttatataaGATTAAATTGTCAATATAAATCAAACACTTGATAATAAGACAAACACTTAATAATAAGACACATgtgaataatattaaaataataaaataaaaaacaaatattactaAATAGAGTACTTTTAATAATATCGTTCATTTTTGTACCTTAATCAATTTTAGATAGCCTAAAATATGtgtttttgttatattatattttgaactGATAATATATTATGCCATGAAACCTATGATATTACAATAACAAAATCATAATGAAATATGTAGAAAAAATgttcaaatatttatatttgaaaagatttatttatttttatttgtaaatctTTTCGTACCTATTTTTGAAGAAGTtacattttcaaattaaataagAGTGTTTAAAACAAAACGCACGCGTAATCACttaatattcaaatttaaaaacaaaagaatgaaaattaaaactaaatataCGTTGCTTTTAAAGCATTTAATTTTCTTGGTAATAGGTGGATTGAGTTTAAAATGCACCCATATGTTTATGATGGCTTCAAGGTTTTAGCATTTATGGGAGAACGATACATATGTCAAAATCAAGAGGTTGAAGAATAAGTGCTAAACCTAAAccaaaacaattattttaagaaattgcaattttgtttttaattattcttcaattattttaattttatttaaatacagATTGAAACAACAAACTATAACATTATTTTAGGAAATGTATAAGTGAGACTCAAACACACCTATTAAATGGTATATTAACACATGAATCGGACATCGATACTTGTACGACACTTGTAGAACAGGTACCAGTGATGtctccaattcaaaaaatatttgttgaacttctaacaattttaacacgattataaaacaatttaaagatatatatattaattttttaaaaactcaaatttattatataatataatttattatattattttatgttggTTTGAATATTTGAAAGCAATGAGGATAA
The sequence above is a segment of the Phaseolus vulgaris cultivar G19833 chromosome 2, P. vulgaris v2.0, whole genome shotgun sequence genome. Coding sequences within it:
- the LOC137812657 gene encoding puromycin-sensitive aminopeptidase isoform X2 — its product is MARLVLPSKRLSLSRNTLLGLISPAPLNCSVSYFQNTAKRSIRYKHCVASEINFQKKYSPLYSSLPRVKQVSKRLICAVATEDLPKQVEESEMETPKEIFLKDYKKPDYYFDTVDLKFSLGEEKTIVNSKIAVYPRIEGSSSPLVLDGQDVSLVSIQLNGKALKEEDYHLNARHLTIRSPPSGNYDLEIVTEICPQKNTSLEGLYKSSGNFCTQCEAEGFRKITFYQDRPDIMAKFTVRIEADKSLYPVLLSNGNLAEQGDLQDGRHYAVWEDPFKKPSYLFALVAGQLQSRDDTFITRSGRNVSLRIWTPAEDVPKTAHAMYSLKAAMKWDEDVFGLEYDLDLFNIVAVPDFNMGAMENKSLNIFNSKLVLASPETASDADYAAILGVIGHEYFHNWTGNRVTCRDWFQLSLKEGLTVFRDQEFSSDMGSRTVKRIADVCKLRNYQFPQDAGPMAHPVRPHSYIKMDNFYTVTVYEKGAEVVRMYKTFLGSQGFRKGMDLYFKRHDGQAVTCEDFFAAMRDANDADFANFLLWYSQAGTPVVKVKTSYNSEAHTFSLNISQEIPSTPGQSVKEPTFIPVAVGLLDSTGKDIPLSSVYHNGTLRSVSNSDQPVCTTVLIVTKNEEEFVFTDIFERPVPSLLRGYSAPVRLESDLTESDLFFLLANDSDEFNRWESGQVLARKLMLSLVDDFQHGKPLVLNPNFVDGFKRILCDSSLDKEFVAKAITLPGEGEIMDMMGVADPDAVHAVRTFIRNQLASELRSEFLSTVENNRSTAEYVFNHSNLARRALKNIALAYLGCLKEQEFTNLVLQEYKSATNMTEQFAALAAIAQNPGKTRDDVLADFYGKWQHDFLVVNKWFALQAMSDIPGNVENVRKLLNHPAFDLRNPNKVYSLIGGFCGSPVNFHAKDGSGYKFLGEIVLQLDKINPQVASRMVSAFSRWKRHEEDRQNLAKAQLERIMSSNGLSENVFEIASKSLAA
- the LOC137812657 gene encoding puromycin-sensitive aminopeptidase isoform X1, with protein sequence MARLVLPSKRLSLSRNTLLGLISPAPLQLNCSVSYFQNTAKRSIRYKHCVASEINFQKKYSPLYSSLPRVKQVSKRLICAVATEDLPKQVEESEMETPKEIFLKDYKKPDYYFDTVDLKFSLGEEKTIVNSKIAVYPRIEGSSSPLVLDGQDVSLVSIQLNGKALKEEDYHLNARHLTIRSPPSGNYDLEIVTEICPQKNTSLEGLYKSSGNFCTQCEAEGFRKITFYQDRPDIMAKFTVRIEADKSLYPVLLSNGNLAEQGDLQDGRHYAVWEDPFKKPSYLFALVAGQLQSRDDTFITRSGRNVSLRIWTPAEDVPKTAHAMYSLKAAMKWDEDVFGLEYDLDLFNIVAVPDFNMGAMENKSLNIFNSKLVLASPETASDADYAAILGVIGHEYFHNWTGNRVTCRDWFQLSLKEGLTVFRDQEFSSDMGSRTVKRIADVCKLRNYQFPQDAGPMAHPVRPHSYIKMDNFYTVTVYEKGAEVVRMYKTFLGSQGFRKGMDLYFKRHDGQAVTCEDFFAAMRDANDADFANFLLWYSQAGTPVVKVKTSYNSEAHTFSLNISQEIPSTPGQSVKEPTFIPVAVGLLDSTGKDIPLSSVYHNGTLRSVSNSDQPVCTTVLIVTKNEEEFVFTDIFERPVPSLLRGYSAPVRLESDLTESDLFFLLANDSDEFNRWESGQVLARKLMLSLVDDFQHGKPLVLNPNFVDGFKRILCDSSLDKEFVAKAITLPGEGEIMDMMGVADPDAVHAVRTFIRNQLASELRSEFLSTVENNRSTAEYVFNHSNLARRALKNIALAYLGCLKEQEFTNLVLQEYKSATNMTEQFAALAAIAQNPGKTRDDVLADFYGKWQHDFLVVNKWFALQAMSDIPGNVENVRKLLNHPAFDLRNPNKVYSLIGGFCGSPVNFHAKDGSGYKFLGEIVLQLDKINPQVASRMVSAFSRWKRHEEDRQNLAKAQLERIMSSNGLSENVFEIASKSLAA